A section of the Bacillus sp. HSf4 genome encodes:
- a CDS encoding valine--tRNA ligase — translation MDKQELTMPTKYDPASIEKDRYEYWVNGKFFEAENDPEKEPYTVVIPPPNVTGKLHLGHAWDSTLQDIVTRMKRMQGYDVLWLPGMDHAGIATQAKVEAKLREEGISRYDLGREKFLEETWNWKEEYADFIRSQWAKLGLGLDYSRERFTLDEGLSKAVREVFVKLYEKGLIYRGEYIINWDPATKTALSDIEVIYKDVQGAFYHMRYPLKDGSGAIEIATTRPETMLGDTAVAVHPEDERYKHLIGKTVILPITGREIPIVGDDYVDMEFGSGAVKITPAHDPNDFEIGNRHNLERILVMNEDGTMNDNALQYKGMDRFECRKQIVKDLQEEGVLFKIEEHTHSVGHSERSGAVVEPYLSTQWFVQMQPLADAAIELQKSEGKVNFVPDRFEKTYLHWMENIRDWCISRQLWWGHRIPAWYHKETGEIYVGVKAPGDAENWEQDNDVLDTWFSSALWPFSTMGWPDIDAEDFKRYYPTNVLVTGYDIIFFWVSRMIFQGVEFTGERPFKDVLIHGLIRDDQGRKMSKSLGNGVDPMDVIDKYGADSLRYFLATGSSPGQDLRFSFEKVESTWNFANKIWNASRFALMNMDGMTYEELDLTGDKSVADKWILTRLNETIETVTHLADKYEFGEVGRHLYNFIWDDFCDWYIEMAKLPLYGDDEAAKKTTRSVLAYVLDQTMRLLHPFMPFLTEEIWQHLPHEGESITVAKWPEVVKEYTDTEAAADMKLLVEVIRAVRNIRSEVNTPLSKQIELYIKTSTPEIAARLDENRSYVERFTNPSLLQIGTDIKTIDKAMTAVVSGAELILPLEGLINIDEEISRLQKEFDKLTKEVERVQKKLNNDGFMKKAPEHVIEEERAKEADYTAKREAVEKRIAELKN, via the coding sequence ATGGATAAACAAGAACTGACGATGCCGACAAAATATGATCCGGCCTCAATTGAAAAAGACAGATATGAATATTGGGTGAACGGCAAGTTTTTTGAAGCCGAAAATGATCCGGAAAAAGAGCCGTACACCGTCGTCATCCCGCCGCCGAATGTCACGGGAAAGCTGCACTTGGGCCATGCCTGGGATTCGACGCTTCAGGATATTGTAACAAGAATGAAACGGATGCAAGGATATGACGTGCTCTGGCTGCCGGGTATGGATCATGCCGGAATCGCGACACAGGCAAAGGTTGAAGCGAAGCTCCGTGAAGAAGGCATATCGCGCTATGATCTGGGCCGCGAAAAATTTCTTGAAGAAACATGGAATTGGAAAGAGGAATACGCCGATTTCATTCGCAGCCAATGGGCGAAACTCGGCCTTGGCCTCGACTATTCAAGAGAGCGGTTTACCCTTGATGAAGGGCTGTCAAAAGCGGTTCGCGAAGTCTTTGTCAAGCTCTATGAAAAAGGCCTGATTTACCGCGGAGAATATATCATCAACTGGGACCCTGCAACAAAAACGGCTCTGTCTGATATCGAAGTCATTTATAAAGATGTTCAGGGTGCGTTTTACCATATGCGCTACCCGCTGAAAGACGGTTCAGGCGCCATCGAGATCGCCACAACCCGTCCGGAAACAATGCTCGGAGACACGGCGGTCGCCGTTCACCCGGAAGATGAACGGTACAAACATTTAATCGGCAAAACGGTCATCCTGCCGATCACCGGGAGAGAAATTCCGATTGTCGGAGATGACTACGTCGATATGGAATTTGGTTCAGGGGCTGTTAAAATCACACCCGCCCATGATCCGAACGATTTTGAAATTGGAAACCGCCACAACCTCGAGCGGATTCTCGTCATGAATGAAGACGGAACGATGAATGACAACGCCCTTCAGTATAAAGGTATGGACCGTTTTGAATGCCGCAAACAGATCGTCAAAGATCTTCAGGAAGAGGGTGTGCTGTTCAAAATTGAAGAGCATACACATTCGGTCGGCCACAGCGAACGCAGCGGAGCAGTCGTTGAGCCGTACTTGTCAACGCAGTGGTTCGTGCAAATGCAGCCGCTTGCCGATGCAGCCATCGAATTGCAAAAAAGCGAAGGAAAAGTCAACTTCGTCCCTGACCGTTTTGAAAAAACGTATCTTCACTGGATGGAAAATATCCGTGACTGGTGCATCTCCCGCCAGCTGTGGTGGGGACATCGGATTCCGGCCTGGTACCATAAAGAAACGGGCGAAATCTATGTCGGTGTTAAAGCGCCGGGGGATGCCGAAAACTGGGAGCAGGACAACGATGTTCTTGACACCTGGTTCAGTTCGGCGCTGTGGCCGTTTTCAACAATGGGCTGGCCTGATATCGACGCTGAAGATTTCAAACGCTACTATCCGACAAACGTCCTTGTAACTGGCTATGACATTATTTTCTTCTGGGTATCCAGAATGATTTTTCAAGGGGTCGAGTTCACCGGGGAACGGCCGTTTAAAGACGTCTTGATCCACGGGCTTATCCGCGATGACCAGGGCCGGAAAATGAGCAAATCGCTCGGAAACGGCGTTGATCCGATGGATGTGATCGATAAGTACGGAGCGGATTCCCTGCGTTACTTCCTTGCGACAGGAAGCTCACCGGGGCAGGATTTGCGCTTCAGCTTTGAAAAAGTTGAATCAACATGGAACTTTGCGAATAAAATTTGGAATGCGTCAAGGTTTGCGCTGATGAACATGGACGGCATGACATATGAAGAACTCGACTTGACCGGGGACAAATCGGTTGCCGACAAGTGGATTTTAACAAGACTAAATGAAACGATTGAAACGGTGACGCATCTCGCCGATAAATATGAGTTCGGTGAAGTCGGCCGCCACCTGTACAACTTTATTTGGGACGATTTCTGTGATTGGTACATTGAAATGGCCAAACTTCCGCTTTATGGCGATGATGAAGCGGCGAAAAAGACGACGCGCTCCGTATTGGCGTATGTACTCGATCAAACGATGCGCCTCCTGCATCCGTTTATGCCGTTTCTGACGGAAGAGATTTGGCAGCATCTTCCTCATGAAGGGGAATCGATCACAGTCGCCAAGTGGCCTGAAGTCGTCAAAGAATATACCGACACTGAAGCTGCAGCGGATATGAAGCTTCTTGTCGAAGTGATCCGCGCCGTTCGGAACATCCGCAGTGAAGTGAATACACCGCTCAGCAAGCAAATCGAGCTGTATATTAAAACGAGCACACCGGAAATCGCCGCCCGTCTCGATGAAAACCGCTCGTACGTGGAACGTTTCACAAACCCGAGCCTGCTTCAAATCGGAACGGATATCAAAACGATTGATAAAGCGATGACCGCCGTCGTTTCAGGTGCCGAGCTGATTTTGCCGCTCGAGGGTCTGATCAACATTGACGAAGAAATCAGCCGCCTTCAAAAAGAGTTTGATAAACTGACCAAAGAAGTGGAACGGGTTCAGAAAAAATTAAACAATGACGGCTTTATGAAAAAAGCGCCTGAACACGTCATTGAAGAAGAACGGGCAAAAGAAGCCGATTATACGGCGAAACGGGAAGCTGTCGAAAAGCGGATCGCTGAATTGAAAAACTAA
- the ysxE gene encoding spore coat protein YsxE, which translates to MEDIQALLNEYGLAAEYIEPVSPKVWKVYTAHGVFALKKLEPSRNNRFTEQMILLEEKGYRQFVPVYRNRGGEFLTGAGQEVCYLMPWLTLERGEERDQKHEHLFQEIALIHQKTEKELRMRREDIVGHYDRTKRKWEIEKQKYEEIVSRAEKEWYMSPFQLQAAMYYRETISAVDFALDRLDEWHEAIKEKESSRIVLNHGQLSVHHFLYNDMGTGYFTNFEKAGYAPPANDLILFFTRMFKSNPASCTECVNWYYTYHGVYPLREEEVSLFLSYMAYPGAMFKTLSRYQTEKKLEEKEACTKLLKAYWQMKNAEPLVMNIHKTEENRKLQEETESPSS; encoded by the coding sequence ATGGAAGACATCCAGGCTCTCTTAAATGAATACGGTCTAGCCGCCGAATATATCGAACCTGTCAGCCCGAAAGTATGGAAGGTTTACACCGCCCACGGTGTATTCGCGTTAAAGAAGCTGGAGCCTTCAAGGAATAACCGCTTCACTGAACAGATGATACTGCTGGAGGAAAAAGGCTACAGACAGTTTGTTCCTGTCTACCGAAACCGCGGAGGGGAATTTTTAACCGGAGCGGGTCAAGAAGTTTGCTATTTAATGCCCTGGCTCACGCTGGAAAGAGGGGAAGAGCGGGATCAAAAGCATGAACATCTGTTTCAGGAAATTGCCCTCATCCATCAGAAAACGGAAAAAGAACTCAGGATGAGGCGGGAAGATATCGTCGGCCACTATGATCGGACAAAACGAAAATGGGAGATAGAGAAACAAAAATACGAAGAGATTGTCAGCCGGGCTGAGAAAGAATGGTATATGTCCCCTTTTCAGCTTCAGGCGGCCATGTATTACAGAGAGACGATTTCCGCCGTTGATTTTGCGCTAGACCGCCTTGATGAATGGCATGAAGCGATCAAAGAAAAAGAGTCTTCCAGAATCGTCTTGAACCACGGGCAATTGTCGGTCCATCATTTTCTGTACAACGATATGGGAACGGGCTATTTTACAAACTTTGAGAAAGCAGGATATGCCCCGCCTGCGAATGATCTGATCTTATTTTTCACAAGAATGTTCAAGTCCAATCCTGCATCATGTACGGAATGTGTGAACTGGTATTATACGTACCACGGTGTTTATCCTCTGCGCGAGGAGGAAGTGAGTTTATTCTTAAGTTATATGGCATATCCGGGGGCGATGTTTAAGACACTCAGCCGCTATCAGACAGAGAAGAAGCTGGAGGAAAAAGAAGCTTGCACGAAACTCTTGAAGGCGTATTGGCAGATGAAAAATGCAGAACCGCTTGTGATGAACATTCATAAAACAGAAGAAAACCGAAAACTGCAGGAAGAAACAGAGTCCCCATCATCATGA
- a CDS encoding folylpolyglutamate synthase/dihydrofolate synthase family protein, whose amino-acid sequence MFKTFSEALSWINGRLKFGVKPGLQRMEWLLNELDHPEKKLKAIHVAGTNGKGSTVAYIRSVLNEAGYSAGTFTSPYIITFNERISVDGIPISDEEWTALFNEVYPLVLELEKTDLGAATEFEIITACAFLYFAKYRKTDFVIFEAGLGGRLDSTNVVEPLVTVITSIGHDHTAILGETLEEIAREKAGIIKHGVPVLTAVHQPEAAEVIKRRAMVKEALYLSLHEHCERYDERSLPDGELFSLITPQKRYEQVETGLIGTHQRQNAALAILAAEWLTAVQQANISRQALYSGIKKAAWAGRFEKVLDKPLTFIDGAHNKEGVSRLSETVLGRFGERNIHVCFSALKDKPYQDMIRIIEAFASSIHFASFDFPRAESAQKLFEQSRAGHKTYDESIGSVLDFIHEKTADEKAVVVITGSLYFISEVRSLLNEHKMRF is encoded by the coding sequence ATGTTCAAAACATTTTCTGAAGCACTCAGCTGGATTAACGGACGGCTCAAATTTGGCGTGAAACCGGGATTGCAACGGATGGAATGGCTTCTCAATGAGCTCGATCATCCCGAGAAAAAGCTCAAGGCCATTCATGTAGCCGGCACAAACGGAAAAGGCTCGACCGTCGCTTACATCCGCTCGGTGTTAAATGAAGCCGGATATTCGGCGGGCACATTCACTTCTCCGTACATCATCACCTTTAATGAACGGATCAGTGTGGACGGCATCCCGATCTCAGACGAAGAATGGACAGCGCTGTTTAATGAAGTATATCCCCTCGTTCTTGAGCTTGAAAAAACCGATTTGGGGGCGGCGACCGAATTTGAAATCATTACTGCCTGTGCATTTTTATATTTTGCAAAGTACAGGAAGACCGATTTTGTCATTTTTGAAGCCGGTCTAGGGGGCCGCCTGGATTCGACGAATGTCGTTGAGCCGTTAGTGACAGTCATTACCTCAATCGGTCATGACCATACGGCGATTTTAGGAGAAACGCTTGAAGAAATCGCCCGAGAAAAAGCGGGCATCATTAAACACGGTGTTCCTGTTTTGACGGCCGTTCACCAGCCTGAAGCGGCCGAGGTCATAAAGCGGAGAGCAATGGTAAAGGAAGCTCTTTATCTATCCCTTCATGAGCATTGTGAACGATATGATGAACGTTCATTGCCGGATGGCGAACTGTTTTCGCTGATCACACCTCAAAAGCGCTACGAACAAGTGGAAACAGGCCTGATCGGCACCCATCAGCGGCAAAACGCAGCCTTGGCGATTCTTGCAGCTGAATGGCTGACAGCTGTACAACAGGCGAACATCAGCCGGCAGGCGCTCTATAGCGGAATCAAAAAAGCCGCATGGGCCGGCCGGTTTGAAAAAGTGCTGGACAAGCCGCTTACATTTATAGACGGGGCACATAACAAAGAAGGGGTAAGCCGGCTGAGTGAAACGGTTCTTGGCCGCTTTGGAGAGCGGAACATACACGTTTGCTTCAGCGCCTTAAAGGACAAGCCTTATCAAGACATGATCCGCATCATAGAGGCGTTTGCTTCATCCATTCATTTTGCGTCCTTCGACTTCCCGAGAGCGGAATCTGCTCAAAAGCTGTTTGAACAAAGCCGTGCCGGGCATAAAACATATGATGAATCAATCGGCTCTGTTTTGGATTTTATACATGAAAAAACGGCCGATGAAAAAGCGGTCGTTGTCATCACAGGTTCGCTTTATTTTATTTCCGAGGTCAGGTCTTTATTAAATGAACATAAAATGCGTTTTTAG
- the hemB gene encoding porphobilinogen synthase, whose protein sequence is MEASFHRHRRLRTTAGMRKLVRETELGAADFIYPIFVTEEQNAKHEVPSMPGVYQLSLDNLKEEMEEVVRLGIQSVIVFGVPVHKDDVGSGAYHDHGIVQKAISKIKEDFPELVVIADTCLCEYTDHGHCGLVENGEILNDESLVLLAKTAVSQARAGADIIAPSNMMDGFVAAIREALDQEGFTNVPIMSYAVKYASAFYGPFRDAAGSSPQFGDRKTYQMDYANRREALREAQSDVEEGADFLIIKPTLSYLDIVREVKNEFNLPVVGYNVSGEYAMVKAAAQNGWIDEKALVLEMLTSMKRAGADLIITYFAKDAAKWLAE, encoded by the coding sequence ATGGAAGCATCATTTCACAGACACCGCCGTCTGCGGACGACAGCAGGCATGCGAAAATTAGTAAGAGAAACCGAATTGGGGGCCGCAGACTTCATCTACCCGATTTTTGTGACGGAGGAACAGAACGCGAAACACGAAGTGCCGTCCATGCCGGGAGTATATCAGCTGTCTTTAGACAACCTCAAAGAAGAGATGGAGGAAGTCGTTCGTCTCGGCATTCAATCGGTGATTGTTTTCGGTGTGCCTGTGCACAAAGATGATGTCGGAAGTGGAGCATATCATGACCACGGCATTGTCCAAAAAGCGATTTCAAAAATTAAAGAAGACTTTCCTGAGCTGGTCGTCATCGCTGACACATGTCTTTGCGAATATACGGACCACGGCCACTGCGGCCTTGTTGAAAACGGGGAAATTTTAAATGACGAATCGCTCGTCCTTCTGGCGAAAACAGCGGTCAGCCAAGCTCGCGCTGGCGCGGACATTATCGCTCCGTCAAATATGATGGACGGATTTGTTGCCGCGATCAGGGAAGCGCTTGATCAGGAAGGATTTACAAATGTGCCGATTATGTCGTACGCTGTTAAATATGCGAGCGCTTTTTACGGACCTTTTCGCGATGCGGCCGGCAGCAGTCCGCAGTTTGGAGACCGGAAGACATATCAGATGGATTATGCCAACCGCCGTGAAGCCCTTAGGGAGGCGCAGTCTGACGTGGAAGAAGGCGCCGACTTCCTGATCATCAAACCGACGCTTTCCTATCTCGATATTGTCCGCGAGGTGAAAAATGAATTCAATCTGCCTGTCGTCGGATACAATGTCAGCGGGGAATACGCCATGGTTAAAGCGGCTGCCCAAAACGGCTGGATTGACGAAAAAGCGCTTGTTCTGGAAATGCTGACAAGCATGAAACGGGCCGGCGCGGATCTCATCATTACGTACTTCGCAAAAGATGCGGCCAAATGGCTGGCAGAATAA
- a CDS encoding uroporphyrinogen-III synthase: MKDDHLPLKGKKVLITRNKTQARSFAKKVEELGGEAVLTSLISFRPALPREQASLFQAGLEAADWLVFTSVNGAKFFFSYLEDHGINLPEAPRVKVAAVGEKTARYLRDRRLDIDLIPDLYVAEQLAEALKQQLNRGEKVAVIKGNLSRDVIKKTLSPLGIDVSEWTLYETVPDRRGIRDLKGVAKREAFDFVTFTSSSTVHTFMSILKEESKDWAERGHTVFISIGPLTKKALAEYGIPSLMSEVYTIDGMLEAMCSISRKGE; this comes from the coding sequence ATGAAGGATGATCATCTTCCTTTAAAAGGGAAAAAGGTGCTCATCACCCGCAATAAAACGCAGGCCCGCTCTTTTGCAAAAAAAGTGGAGGAATTGGGGGGAGAAGCGGTTTTAACTTCATTGATTTCATTCCGCCCCGCCCTGCCAAGAGAGCAGGCGTCTCTCTTTCAAGCGGGCCTTGAAGCCGCTGACTGGCTGGTCTTTACAAGCGTAAACGGGGCCAAATTCTTTTTTTCATACTTGGAAGATCACGGAATCAACCTGCCGGAGGCACCGCGGGTAAAAGTGGCCGCCGTCGGCGAAAAGACCGCCCGGTATTTGCGGGACAGGCGCCTTGACATCGACCTCATACCGGATCTTTATGTGGCTGAACAGCTGGCGGAAGCTTTAAAACAACAGCTGAACCGGGGTGAAAAAGTCGCGGTAATAAAAGGCAATCTCTCCCGCGATGTGATCAAAAAAACCCTTTCTCCCCTCGGGATTGACGTTTCGGAATGGACGCTGTACGAAACCGTCCCTGACCGGCGGGGAATTCGTGATCTGAAAGGCGTGGCAAAACGCGAAGCATTTGATTTTGTGACGTTTACGAGTTCCTCGACGGTACATACATTTATGAGCATTCTGAAAGAGGAAAGCAAGGATTGGGCCGAACGGGGCCATACCGTGTTTATCAGCATCGGCCCTTTGACGAAGAAGGCGCTTGCGGAATACGGAATCCCTTCCTTGATGTCTGAAGTATACACAATTGACGGAATGCTGGAAGCGATGTGCAGCATTTCAAGAAAAGGAGAATGA
- the hemC gene encoding hydroxymethylbilane synthase translates to MRNIIVGSRRSKLAMTQTKWVISKLKEFNPEMTFDIKEMVTKGDRILDVTLSKVGGKGLFVKEIEQAMLAGEIDMAVHSMKDMPSALPEGLMIGCVPKREDVRDALISKGHQKLADLKQGAAVGTSSLRRSAQLLQIRPDLEIKWIRGNIDTRLKKLETEDYDAIVLAAAGLSRMGWQDDVVSEFLDPESCLPAVGQGALAIECRASDKELLSLFSKLNDRYTERTVMAERSFLHAMEGGCQVPIAGFAMMDEEDVIELTGLVASPDGKTVYREKARGTDPEAVGRECALAMSKKGAKALIDRVKQELDEHEG, encoded by the coding sequence ATGAGAAACATCATCGTAGGCTCAAGAAGAAGCAAATTGGCGATGACCCAGACAAAATGGGTGATCAGCAAACTGAAGGAATTCAATCCCGAAATGACGTTTGACATAAAGGAAATGGTGACCAAAGGCGATCGTATATTGGATGTCACCTTGTCAAAGGTTGGCGGGAAAGGGCTTTTCGTCAAAGAAATCGAGCAGGCGATGCTCGCTGGGGAAATCGACATGGCGGTTCACAGCATGAAGGACATGCCGTCCGCACTTCCTGAAGGGCTCATGATCGGCTGTGTTCCGAAGCGGGAAGATGTCCGGGATGCGCTGATTTCCAAAGGACATCAAAAGCTCGCGGATCTAAAACAAGGAGCGGCGGTAGGAACGAGCAGCCTGCGGAGAAGCGCGCAGCTCTTGCAAATCCGCCCGGACCTTGAGATCAAGTGGATCAGGGGTAATATCGATACAAGGCTGAAAAAGCTGGAAACGGAAGATTACGACGCGATTGTTTTGGCGGCGGCAGGCCTGTCAAGGATGGGGTGGCAGGACGATGTCGTTAGCGAATTTCTTGATCCGGAAAGCTGTCTCCCCGCCGTTGGACAAGGCGCTTTGGCGATTGAATGCAGAGCGTCCGACAAGGAGCTGCTGTCTCTGTTTTCCAAGCTGAATGACCGCTATACCGAACGGACCGTTATGGCTGAGCGCAGCTTCCTTCATGCGATGGAAGGCGGATGTCAGGTTCCGATTGCAGGCTTTGCGATGATGGATGAAGAAGATGTCATCGAACTGACCGGACTTGTCGCCTCTCCCGACGGCAAAACGGTCTACAGAGAAAAAGCGAGGGGAACGGATCCTGAGGCTGTCGGCCGGGAATGTGCGCTGGCCATGTCTAAAAAAGGCGCAAAGGCGTTAATTGACCGCGTCAAACAGGAGCTTGATGAACATGAAGGATGA
- the hemL gene encoding glutamate-1-semialdehyde 2,1-aminomutase has protein sequence MRSYEKSNAAFKEAKRVMPGGVNSPVRAFKSVNMDPIFMERGKGSKIYDIDGNEYIDYVLSWGPLILGHSNEKVVSGIQKTALNGTSFGAPTKVETELAELVIERVPSIEVVRMVSSGTEATMSALRLARGYTGRNKIVKFEGCYHGHGDSLLIKAGSGVATLGLPDSPGVPESIAQNTITVPYNDLDSMKLVFQEYGDDIAGVIVEPVAGNMGVVPPLTGFLEGLRELTETHGALLIFDEVMTGFRVDYNCAQGYFGVTPDLTCLGKVIGGGLPVGAYGGKAEIMEKIAPSGPIYQAGTLSGNPLAMTAGLETLKQLTPDSYKEFSRKADRLEKGISEAAEKHGIPHTFNRAGSMIGFFFTNEPVINYETAKQSDLDLFAEYYKGMADEGVFLPPSQFEGLFLSTAHSDEDIEQTISAAERVFARIGRSK, from the coding sequence ATGCGCAGCTATGAAAAGTCTAATGCGGCTTTCAAAGAGGCGAAACGAGTCATGCCGGGCGGAGTGAACAGTCCGGTTCGCGCCTTTAAATCAGTAAATATGGACCCGATTTTTATGGAGCGGGGAAAAGGCTCAAAAATATATGATATTGACGGAAACGAATATATCGATTACGTCTTATCATGGGGTCCGCTTATTTTAGGGCACAGCAATGAGAAAGTCGTCAGCGGCATACAAAAGACCGCTCTGAATGGGACGAGCTTCGGCGCGCCGACAAAGGTTGAAACAGAGCTTGCCGAGCTTGTCATCGAGCGCGTTCCTTCCATAGAGGTCGTGCGCATGGTGAGCTCGGGTACCGAAGCGACGATGAGCGCCTTAAGGCTTGCGAGAGGATATACAGGCCGGAATAAAATTGTGAAATTTGAAGGCTGCTACCATGGACACGGCGATTCGCTGCTGATTAAAGCAGGCTCAGGGGTCGCCACACTGGGTCTCCCGGACAGCCCCGGGGTTCCCGAGAGCATCGCCCAAAATACGATTACTGTTCCCTACAATGATCTCGACAGCATGAAGCTTGTCTTTCAGGAATACGGAGATGACATAGCCGGCGTCATCGTAGAGCCTGTAGCCGGAAATATGGGAGTTGTTCCGCCGCTGACAGGATTCCTTGAAGGGCTTCGCGAGCTGACGGAAACGCATGGCGCACTGTTGATCTTCGATGAAGTCATGACAGGCTTTAGAGTGGATTACAACTGCGCACAAGGATACTTCGGTGTGACGCCTGATTTGACATGCCTCGGAAAAGTGATCGGCGGCGGTCTTCCTGTCGGCGCTTACGGAGGAAAAGCCGAGATCATGGAGAAAATCGCTCCGAGCGGACCGATTTATCAAGCCGGTACCTTGTCAGGCAATCCGCTGGCGATGACGGCGGGGCTCGAAACATTGAAGCAGCTGACGCCTGATTCCTACAAGGAGTTCTCCCGCAAAGCCGACCGATTGGAAAAAGGCATCTCTGAAGCCGCTGAAAAACACGGCATTCCTCATACATTCAACCGTGCGGGATCGATGATCGGCTTCTTCTTTACGAACGAACCTGTCATCAATTATGAGACGGCCAAACAGTCTGATCTTGATCTGTTTGCCGAGTATTATAAAGGCATGGCTGATGAGGGCGTGTTCCTGCCGCCGTCACAGTTTGAAGGATTGTTTCTGTCAACCGCGCATTCTGATGAAGATATTGAACAGACGATTTCGGCCGCTGAAAGGGTATTCGCGAGAATCGGCCGATCCAAATAA
- a CDS encoding LysM peptidoglycan-binding domain-containing protein, which yields MPQNNRLQFSVEESICFQKGQEVSELLSISLDPDISVQEVNDYVSIRGSLELTGEYNIDQTREYAELPATSRFVEDVKLKGDSSAELTHCFPVDITIPKNKVSHLNDVFVFIDAFDYQLTDARMLTIQADLAIEGLLDVAGDADETEEADVPVFEDAQQAEESFEPVYRDQGEEEELNEIPLHLDTPYDEQAVNQRNEETDDENVPIYQSFLSDDEHEAKPFFTASLSAAERAKREWEGQKEPADSLEDAEAQKESAKSAEEAEPELEREESEEQKEEEPVYRTYQNHEESNETPFFGDPPLLEDEDEEREPDSFDIEVTQESSEEEEAAHSIEIPEYSFHEQTEPEEEARDEADIHEASAKENDNALYLTKLFTKEGEEEFSRMRMCIVQQNDTIDLLCERYDINVQQLIRMNSLSLDEELKEGQILYIPDYHNSHA from the coding sequence TTGCCGCAAAACAATCGTTTGCAATTTTCTGTAGAAGAGTCGATCTGTTTTCAAAAGGGACAGGAAGTATCGGAATTATTATCAATTTCATTGGATCCGGATATTTCCGTTCAGGAAGTGAATGATTATGTATCCATACGCGGGTCATTAGAGCTGACAGGCGAATACAACATAGATCAAACCCGGGAGTATGCTGAGCTGCCTGCGACAAGCCGATTTGTGGAAGATGTGAAGCTAAAAGGGGATAGCAGCGCGGAGCTGACGCATTGTTTCCCTGTGGATATCACCATCCCCAAAAACAAAGTCAGCCACTTAAATGACGTGTTTGTTTTTATCGACGCTTTCGATTATCAATTGACAGATGCCCGTATGCTGACGATACAGGCGGACTTGGCGATTGAAGGACTGCTGGACGTGGCGGGGGACGCCGACGAGACTGAGGAAGCGGATGTGCCGGTTTTTGAAGATGCACAACAAGCTGAAGAGTCGTTTGAGCCCGTTTACAGGGACCAAGGGGAGGAAGAGGAACTGAATGAAATCCCGCTTCATCTTGACACCCCGTACGATGAGCAGGCCGTGAATCAGCGGAACGAAGAGACGGATGATGAAAACGTGCCGATTTATCAGTCGTTTCTTAGCGATGACGAACATGAAGCAAAACCGTTTTTCACTGCGTCACTGTCGGCGGCGGAAAGGGCGAAGCGTGAATGGGAAGGACAAAAAGAGCCGGCTGACAGCCTAGAAGATGCAGAGGCCCAAAAGGAATCTGCCAAAAGCGCTGAAGAGGCTGAACCTGAACTTGAAAGAGAAGAAAGTGAAGAACAAAAAGAAGAGGAACCGGTTTACAGAACTTATCAAAACCATGAAGAATCAAATGAAACTCCGTTTTTCGGCGACCCGCCTCTTTTGGAGGACGAAGATGAAGAAAGAGAGCCGGATTCTTTTGACATTGAAGTGACGCAGGAATCCTCGGAAGAGGAGGAAGCCGCCCACTCGATTGAGATTCCGGAATACTCGTTTCACGAGCAGACAGAACCTGAAGAGGAAGCGAGAGATGAAGCCGATATACACGAAGCATCCGCCAAAGAAAATGACAATGCGCTTTATTTGACAAAGCTGTTTACAAAAGAGGGAGAGGAGGAGTTTTCGCGAATGAGGATGTGCATCGTTCAGCAAAATGATACCATCGATCTTCTGTGCGAACGTTACGACATTAATGTTCAGCAGCTCATACGGATGAATTCCCTTTCCCTTGACGAAGAGTTAAAAGAAGGACAGATCCTTTATATTCCTGATTATCATAACAGCCATGCCTAA